A single region of the Candidatus Binatia bacterium genome encodes:
- the ispE gene encoding 4-(cytidine 5'-diphospho)-2-C-methyl-D-erythritol kinase, whose product MLTLRAPAKLNLTLEVLARRSDGYHGVRSVMVPLELSDELSFDAGARFAFECDRSELADESNLAVAALRALGDELPPVRMVLHKRIPVQAGLGGGSSDAATVLRAAMDGVFGEQPRRDWLAIARALGSDVPFFLSGTAALVEGTGERVTPAGALPAWHALIVKPPAAISTAEAYAELDRLERPQRPRDRSVSIALLEALQRADFERVRSSMQNDFHDVIAARSPEVAAALAALRAAGAENALLAGSGSCVFTIAPERAAIGAIAARLDLPEEYERFATAFAATPQWRS is encoded by the coding sequence ATGCTTACCCTGCGGGCTCCGGCGAAGCTCAATCTGACGCTCGAGGTGCTGGCCCGCCGCAGCGACGGATATCACGGCGTACGCAGCGTGATGGTGCCGCTCGAGCTGTCGGACGAGCTATCGTTCGATGCCGGCGCGCGTTTCGCGTTCGAATGCGATCGCAGCGAGCTTGCGGACGAGAGCAATCTCGCGGTCGCGGCGCTGCGCGCGCTCGGCGACGAACTCCCACCAGTTCGCATGGTGCTTCACAAACGGATTCCCGTGCAAGCGGGTCTCGGCGGCGGATCGAGCGACGCCGCAACCGTGCTGCGCGCCGCGATGGACGGCGTCTTCGGCGAGCAGCCGCGCCGCGATTGGCTCGCGATCGCGCGCGCGCTCGGTTCGGACGTACCCTTCTTTCTCTCCGGAACCGCCGCGCTGGTCGAGGGCACGGGCGAGCGCGTGACGCCCGCCGGTGCGCTTCCGGCGTGGCACGCGCTGATCGTCAAGCCGCCGGCGGCGATCTCGACCGCGGAGGCCTACGCCGAACTCGACCGGCTCGAGCGCCCGCAGCGCCCGCGCGACCGTTCCGTTTCGATCGCGCTCCTCGAGGCGCTGCAACGCGCGGATTTCGAGCGCGTGCGATCGTCGATGCAGAACGACTTTCACGACGTCATCGCGGCACGGAGCCCCGAGGTAGCCGCCGCCCTCGCCGCGCTGCGCGCCGCCGGCGCCGAGAATGCGTTGCTGGCGGGCTCGGGATCGTGCGTCTTCACGATCGCGCCCGAGCGGGCCGCGATCGGCGCGATTGCGGCGCGGCTCGATCTCCCCGAGGAGTACGAGCGCTTCGCAACCGCGTTCGCGGCGACGCCGCAGTGGCGCTCGTGA